A genomic segment from Dethiosulfovibrio russensis encodes:
- a CDS encoding ABC transporter ATP-binding protein has product MMVNLSNLSVRYPNSPPSSPPALDDVSLSLRMGEILGLVGESGSGKSTLLMAILRLLPKGTFVKGTITSEGQDLLSLDEEEMRLFRWDRISLVPQGAMNGFTPVLTVGYQIAEVLLEHSDIPIGESSKEVRRLLSEVGLPEDAYERYPHELSGGQKQRAAIATALACAPYFLLADEPTTALDVITQAEVISLLRRAVKKRNMGMVLVTHDIALASSICDSIAVLRHGKLVDHGTVEEILSHPTDEHTKSLLRAQEEMER; this is encoded by the coding sequence ATGATGGTAAACCTATCCAACCTCAGCGTCAGATACCCCAATTCACCTCCGTCCTCCCCTCCTGCCCTGGACGACGTGTCTCTATCCCTCAGGATGGGGGAGATACTGGGGTTGGTAGGAGAATCGGGAAGCGGGAAAAGCACCCTTTTGATGGCCATATTGAGGCTCCTGCCGAAAGGGACCTTCGTTAAAGGGACCATCACATCGGAGGGACAGGACCTGCTTTCACTGGACGAGGAGGAAATGCGTCTTTTCAGATGGGACAGGATCTCCTTGGTCCCTCAGGGAGCGATGAACGGTTTCACACCGGTATTGACTGTGGGATATCAGATCGCCGAGGTCCTGCTGGAGCACTCGGACATACCTATCGGCGAATCCTCGAAGGAAGTCCGAAGGCTGCTGTCCGAGGTGGGGCTACCTGAAGACGCCTACGAGAGATACCCTCACGAGCTGTCGGGAGGGCAAAAACAGAGGGCGGCCATAGCTACGGCCCTGGCCTGTGCTCCTTATTTCCTCCTGGCGGACGAACCGACCACGGCTCTGGACGTCATAACCCAGGCAGAAGTGATATCGCTTCTGAGAAGAGCCGTCAAGAAGAGAAACATGGGCATGGTACTGGTGACCCACGATATAGCCCTGGCATCGTCGATATGTGACTCAATAGCGGTCTTACGTCACGGGAAACTGGTAGACCACGGAACGGTCGAGGAAATCCTGAGCCATCCCACCGACGAACACACGAAATCCCTTTTGAGAGCTCAGGAGGAGATGGAACGATGA